A region of the Clostridium sp. AN503 genome:
GCTGTTAATCAGGTAATGCGCTACAAAAAACATTCTTACAACGGGCTGTACCACTTCATTCAGCTTTTTGTAGTGTCCAACGGTGTGGATACAAAGTATTTCGCTAACTCCGACAGGGATATGCTTCACAGCCTTGCTTTCTTCTGGACGGACTTCAACAATGTGCGTATTACCAACCTGAAAGAATTTTCAATCTCTTTCTTTGCAAGGGATCACATTGTTAAGATGCTGACGAGATATACGATTTTGAACGACACGGACAAGTTGCTCATGGTAATGCGTCCCTATCAGGTTTACGCCGTAGAAGCTCTTGTCCGTCAAGCGACGCTTACCAACCGCAACGCTTATGTATGGCATACAACCGGCGCAGGAAAGACGCTAACTTCCTTTAAGACGGCGCAGATCCTCGCAGCAAATCCCAATATCAAAAAAGTTATTTTCCTTGTTGACCGAAAGGACTTGGATTCTCAGACCACAGAAGAGTTCAACAAGTTCGAGAACGGCTCTGTTGATGCGACTGACCGTACCGATGTCCTTGTAAAACAGATGCAGGACAAAAACCGGCAGCTCATCGTTACGACAATGCAGAAGATGGCAAATGCAGTGAAACGCCCTCAGTATGCAAAGATCATGGACGCTTACAAAGACGAGAAAGTTGTCTTCATCATTGACGAGTGTCACCGCAGTCAGTTTGGGGATATGCACAAGGACATCGTTCGGCATTTCCAGAAGGCACAATTCTTCGGTTTTACCGGCACACCCCGTTTTGAGGTAAACGGCAAAACAGAAGGAAAAATCACACAGACAACAGAAATGCTGTTCGGGGCATGCGTACATAACTATCTCATCAAGGACGCAATCTTTGACAACAATGTTCTCGGCTTCCATATCGAGTACATCAAGACGATGGAAGGCGATTTCGACTGGGACGATCCTACAATGGCAGATGCGATTGATGTAGGGGAACTCTATATGTCTGAGGAACGGATGTCGCTGATTGCAAACCATATCGTCCAAAACCATAAGGCAAAGACGAGAAATGGTCAGTACACAGCAATCTTCGCTGTCTCTTCGATTGAAGCTCTGGTCAAATATTATGATATTTTCAAGAAGATCAAGCATGACCTGAATATCAGCGGTATCTTCTCTTATGGTCAGAACGAAGAAGCAGAGGGCAAAGATGAGCATAGCCGGGACGCTCTGGAACGGTTTATCAAAGACTATAACGAGATGTACAGCACAAACTTCTCAACGGATACATTTGCTGCTTACCATAAGGATATTTCAGACCGTGTGAAAGGCAAGAAAACCAAGGCTCTTGACATCCTTCTTGTGGTAAATATGTTCTTGACGGGCTTTGACAGCAAGCAGTTGTCCGTCCTCTATGTGGACAAGGATTTGAAATATCACGATCTACTGCAAGCCTATTCACGAACCAACCGTGTCGAGAAAGAAACGAAGCCCTTCGGTATCATCATCTGCTACCGCAATCTGAAAAAAAGAACAGATGACGCTCTTACCCTGTTTTCCCAGAGCCATGATACCTCCGGCATTGTTGTTCCT
Encoded here:
- a CDS encoding type I restriction endonuclease subunit R — protein: MSYQSEAALEQQLIDQLNKQGYNTVTVPDYDALAENFKTQFAAFNAAKLDHPLSDKEWERVFNIMLGKSVFQSAKILRDKFVLEREDGTKIYLSFFDADHTKNIFQVTNQTTVVGKYVNRYDVTILVNGLPLIQIELKRRGIDIREAVNQVMRYKKHSYNGLYHFIQLFVVSNGVDTKYFANSDRDMLHSLAFFWTDFNNVRITNLKEFSISFFARDHIVKMLTRYTILNDTDKLLMVMRPYQVYAVEALVRQATLTNRNAYVWHTTGAGKTLTSFKTAQILAANPNIKKVIFLVDRKDLDSQTTEEFNKFENGSVDATDRTDVLVKQMQDKNRQLIVTTMQKMANAVKRPQYAKIMDAYKDEKVVFIIDECHRSQFGDMHKDIVRHFQKAQFFGFTGTPRFEVNGKTEGKITQTTEMLFGACVHNYLIKDAIFDNNVLGFHIEYIKTMEGDFDWDDPTMADAIDVGELYMSEERMSLIANHIVQNHKAKTRNGQYTAIFAVSSIEALVKYYDIFKKIKHDLNISGIFSYGQNEEAEGKDEHSRDALERFIKDYNEMYSTNFSTDTFAAYHKDISDRVKGKKTKALDILLVVNMFLTGFDSKQLSVLYVDKDLKYHDLLQAYSRTNRVEKETKPFGIIICYRNLKKRTDDALTLFSQSHDTSGIVVPDYPYFVEKYNEMVTRLKEIAQTPADIDTMQSEEDQKLFVETFRELTKYLQSLQTFIEFSFDHDSLIMSEQEYQDYKSKYLMLYAKQKKDREVVSVLNDVDFCIELMESDRINVAYIMNLIRNIHFDDAKQKDYDINHIKEELGRTDNPQLLRKVEILQAFLDRVVVGLESADEIDAAYNDFENEAKREEIVAFAQTEEIDPTMLTDFISEYEFSGTMDAGNIRDRIEKPMPLLKKRSLVNRIVDFIRQHTEKYQ